In Labrus bergylta chromosome 1, fLabBer1.1, whole genome shotgun sequence, one genomic interval encodes:
- the LOC109998185 gene encoding homeobox protein Nkx-2.5-like encodes MLLGGIHFLGAAEQELDDMMLQSPLTSTPFSVKDILKLEQQQQQQQQSGSLEVQHRVHSTQQLLSGTSPSQQQHFQTPSSCMLAGARDSPPFSDGEDNLAYLSALAVRGDEDRGETSLSPDMYVHSGLQGAKLETAELEDQESKSCSLVSREEASESGQGDSERPVQKQRSRRRPRVLFSQAQVFELERRFKQQRYLSAPEREHLASTLKLTSNQVKIWFQNRRYKCKRQRQDKSLEAAGQHHPPPPRRVAVPVLVRDGKPCLGGAQGYGAAAAPYGTNPYSYNGYPGYTYNSPAYNSNYSCTYTSIPALPPSSSSGAFMNMNLGNVSSLGGSTQPQTHQGTAVTSCQGSLQGIRAW; translated from the exons ATGTTACTCGGCGGGATTCATTTCCTCGGTGCTGCAGAGCAGGAGCTGGATGACATGATGCTGCAGAGCCCGCTAACATCCACGCCGTTTTCTGTCAAGGATATCCTCAAattggagcagcagcagcagcagcagcagcaatctGGATCCCTGGAGGTCCAGCACCGGGTCCACAGCACCCAGCAGCTGTTGTCTGGGACTTCCCCTTCCCAGCAGCAGCATTTCCAAACCCCGTCGTCCTGCATGCTCGCCGGGGCCCGAGACAGTCCTCCATTCTCGGACGGAGAGGATAACCTGGCTTACCTTAGCGCACTGGCGGTGCGAGGGGATGAGGACCGCGGGGAGACCAGCCTGTCCCCGGACATGTACGTCCATTCCGGGCTGCAGGGTGCTAAGCTGGAGACCGCCGAGCTGGAGGACCAGGAGAGCA AGAGCTGTAGTTTGGTGTCCCGAGAGGAGGCCTCGGAGAGCGGCCAGGGAGACTCCGAGCGGCCGGTACAGAAGCAGAGAAGCCGGCGGAGACCCAGAGTGCTCTTCTCCCAGGCGCAGGTCTTCGAGCTGGAGCGGCGCTTCAAGCAGCAGCGCTACCTCTCCGCCCCGGAGCGGGAGCACCTGGCAAGCACCCTCAAACTCACCTCCAACCAGGTGAAGATCTGGTTCCAGAACCGTCGCTACAAGTGCAAGCGGCAGAGGCAGGATAAGTCTCTGGAGGCGGCGGGGCAACACCACCCTCCTCCACCCAGGCGTGTCGCTGTTCCGGTGCTGGTCCGGGATGGGAAGCCTTGTTTGGGGGGAGCACAGGGATACGGAGCCGCTGCTGCTCCATACGGAACCAACCCGTACAGCTATAACGGATACCCCGGGTACACATACAACAGCCCCGCTTACAACAGCAACTACAGCTGCACCTACACCAGCATTcccgctctccctccctccagctCTTCTGGCGCATTCATGAACATGAACTTAGGAAACGTGAGCAGCCTCGGAGGCTCCACGcagccacaaacacaccaaGGGACAGCGGTTACGTCGTGCCAGGGCTCCCTGCAAGGGATCCGGGCCTGGTAG